A portion of the Gammaproteobacteria bacterium genome contains these proteins:
- a CDS encoding lysophospholipid acyltransferase family protein yields MRTLRFATRIVLAGSHVLLAVVLSLVLLPGRADAGFSRFQRNLMRWLMGRCLRLLHVHVRVRGEPSAGARLIVSNHVSWLDILVIGSVSPACFLSKSEVRRWFAFGFLAARFGTVFMRRGSGAGNALDAINARLSQGMAVAVFPEGTTTDGTAIRPFYPRMLAAAIDAGVPVQPVALRYPGADGGVNALVPFVRNQPLFQHLMPLLREKSVEAVVGFTPPIDPRESDRRRLAEQSRAAIVREFESIAAAPPC; encoded by the coding sequence ATGAGAACGCTGCGGTTCGCAACCCGCATCGTGCTGGCCGGGTCGCATGTGCTGCTGGCGGTGGTGCTGTCGCTCGTCCTGCTGCCCGGTCGTGCGGACGCCGGTTTCAGCCGCTTCCAGCGCAATCTGATGCGCTGGCTGATGGGCCGCTGCCTGCGCCTGCTGCATGTGCATGTGCGCGTGCGCGGCGAACCGTCCGCAGGCGCGCGGCTGATTGTCTCCAACCATGTTTCGTGGCTCGACATCCTCGTCATCGGCAGCGTCAGCCCGGCGTGTTTTCTGTCGAAGTCCGAGGTGCGGCGCTGGTTTGCGTTCGGCTTTCTCGCCGCGCGCTTCGGCACCGTCTTCATGCGCCGCGGCAGCGGCGCCGGCAACGCGCTGGATGCGATCAACGCGCGCCTGTCGCAGGGCATGGCGGTCGCGGTGTTTCCCGAAGGCACCACGACCGACGGCACGGCCATCAGGCCGTTCTACCCGCGGATGCTGGCCGCCGCGATTGACGCCGGCGTGCCGGTGCAGCCGGTGGCGCTGCGCTATCCCGGCGCCGACGGCGGCGTCAACGCGCTGGTGCCCTTTGTCAGGAATCAGCCGCTGTTTCAGCATCTGATGCCGCTGTTGAGGGAAAAGTCCGTCGAGGCCGTCGTCGGTTTCACGCCGCCGATTGATCCGCGCGAATCCGACCGCCGCCGCCTCGCCGAGCAGTCGCGCGCCGCCATCGTCCGCGAGTTTGAGAGCATCGCCGCCGCGCCGCCGTGTTGA
- the hisH gene encoding imidazole glycerol phosphate synthase subunit HisH: protein MTTITIVDYGMGNLRSVEKALHCVSPERTRIVTGGDAGLIDDADKVVFPGQGAAGDCMGAIHARGLAGPLARAAAEKPFLGICMGLQVLLEHSDENGGTDCLGVFAGRARHLAEHAGAAPGRKIPHMGWNRVRQTRRHPLWDGIADNEHFYFVHSYHVEPADGALVAGCTEYGAEFTCAVASGLVFAVQFHPEKSAANGLRLLENFVRWDGAS from the coding sequence ATGACCACCATCACCATTGTGGATTACGGCATGGGCAACCTGCGCTCGGTCGAGAAGGCGTTGCACTGCGTCAGCCCCGAACGCACGCGCATCGTGACCGGCGGCGACGCCGGGCTGATTGACGACGCCGACAAGGTTGTCTTTCCCGGCCAGGGCGCCGCCGGCGACTGCATGGGCGCGATTCACGCGCGCGGCCTTGCCGGGCCGCTGGCGCGCGCCGCCGCCGAAAAACCGTTTCTCGGAATCTGCATGGGGCTGCAAGTGCTGCTTGAACACAGCGATGAAAACGGCGGCACCGACTGCCTCGGCGTGTTCGCGGGCCGCGCCCGCCACCTGGCCGAACACGCCGGCGCGGCGCCGGGCCGCAAGATACCGCACATGGGCTGGAACCGGGTGCGGCAGACGCGGCGCCATCCGCTGTGGGACGGCATCGCCGACAACGAGCATTTTTATTTTGTGCACAGTTACCATGTGGAACCCGCCGACGGCGCGCTGGTGGCCGGGTGCACCGAATACGGCGCGGAATTCACCTGCGCCGTCGCCTCCGGCCTTGTGTTCGCGGTGCAGTTCCACCCCGAGAAAAGCGCCGCCAACGGCCTGCGCCTGCTGGAGAATTTTGTGCGCTGGGACGGCGCGTCTTGA
- a CDS encoding DUF2779 domain-containing protein: MKKINISKSSFMRGRQCHKALWLHKHRPELAPQESVSRDARKYEGTAIGKLACGLFPGGYEVPTDDWDNTDFNELLDLTDKYIEAGDAPIYEATISAAGVFVMVDILVPTEKGWEIYEVKGSTEVKSHHCHDAAIQYYALKKAGLEISGVFIVHINNEYVRQGELDIRQLFTMADVSDEMMNLQTEIPGELEEMQKTLQDGEPDIAIGLHCEKPYKCDFREYCWKHVPENSVLDITGRGKEERFGLCEKRVVAIADLPDDLSLTREQQIQVEGVKTGKRVVNKDALSRFLNTLRYPLCFLDFETWGPAVPPFDNAKPYGLIPTQYSLHVLNSEEGKLRHYEYLADGRDDPRAQLTRRLVGQIPDDSCILVYNKNFEIRVLNALEQACPDYADAVATIRDNIRDLMRPFCDKDYYTPPMKGRYSIKYVLPALVPGMQYEGEVADGNAAMYAFAVLRETGDPIEREKLRRALLEYCKQDTLAMVRILEKVREAAASD; this comes from the coding sequence ATGAAGAAAATCAACATCTCAAAATCTTCTTTTATGCGGGGCCGCCAATGTCACAAGGCATTGTGGTTGCACAAACACCGCCCTGAATTGGCGCCGCAGGAATCCGTGTCGCGTGATGCGAGGAAGTATGAAGGCACCGCTATTGGGAAACTCGCCTGTGGTTTGTTTCCCGGCGGCTATGAAGTTCCGACAGATGATTGGGACAATACGGACTTCAACGAACTGCTGGACCTGACCGACAAGTATATTGAGGCCGGTGATGCCCCTATCTACGAAGCCACGATATCCGCCGCCGGTGTTTTTGTGATGGTGGATATTCTTGTGCCGACGGAAAAGGGGTGGGAAATATACGAGGTGAAAGGCTCCACCGAAGTGAAATCTCATCACTGCCATGATGCGGCAATTCAATACTATGCGCTCAAAAAGGCCGGTCTGGAAATTTCCGGCGTGTTCATTGTGCACATAAACAACGAATATGTGCGCCAGGGCGAGCTGGATATCCGGCAGTTGTTCACCATGGCGGACGTTTCAGATGAGATGATGAATCTGCAAACAGAAATTCCCGGCGAACTGGAAGAGATGCAGAAAACCTTGCAAGATGGAGAGCCGGATATCGCCATCGGTTTGCATTGTGAGAAACCTTACAAGTGCGACTTCCGCGAATATTGCTGGAAGCATGTTCCGGAGAATTCTGTTCTTGATATTACCGGGCGCGGCAAAGAGGAAAGATTTGGTTTGTGCGAAAAAAGAGTCGTGGCTATTGCCGATTTGCCCGATGATCTTTCATTGACCAGGGAACAGCAAATTCAGGTTGAAGGGGTAAAAACCGGCAAAAGAGTTGTGAACAAGGATGCCCTGTCCCGTTTTCTGAACACACTGCGGTATCCGCTTTGCTTTCTGGATTTTGAAACCTGGGGGCCTGCCGTTCCTCCTTTCGACAACGCCAAACCATACGGGCTGATTCCCACTCAATATTCCCTGCATGTTCTGAATAGTGAGGAAGGCAAATTGCGTCATTATGAATATCTGGCCGATGGACGGGACGATCCGAGAGCGCAACTCACAAGGCGGCTGGTTGGGCAGATACCGGATGACTCTTGTATTCTGGTCTATAACAAAAACTTTGAAATCAGGGTGCTGAACGCGCTGGAACAGGCATGCCCTGATTATGCAGATGCTGTCGCAACCATCCGCGACAACATACGAGATTTGATGAGGCCCTTTTGTGACAAGGATTACTACACACCTCCCATGAAAGGCAGGTATTCCATCAAGTATGTGTTGCCTGCTCTGGTGCCGGGCATGCAATACGAGGGGGAAGTCGCCGACGGCAACGCCGCGATGTATGCTTTTGCCGTGTTGCGGGAAACCGGCGACCCAATCGAGCGCGAGAAACTCCGCCGTGCCCTGCTGGAATACTGCAAACAGGACACTCTGGCGATGGTCAGAATACTGGAGAAGGTACGCGAGGCGGCAGCTTCAGATTAG
- the hisF gene encoding imidazole glycerol phosphate synthase subunit HisF gives MPLARRVIPCLDVNRGRVVKGVNFVNITDAGDPVEIARRYNDEGADEITFLDITASSDGRDIMLGIVERVAGEVFMPLTVGGGVRDVEDIRRLHRAGADKIAINTAAVHDPDLVRRAVAKVGTQCIVVAIDAKKNNGHWEIHTHGGRTPTGIDAVQWARRMESCGCGEILLTSMDRDGTREGFDLALTRRISESVNIPVIASGGVGCLEHLVEGVTEGLADAVLAASIFHYREHTIREAKEYMRGRGVEVRL, from the coding sequence ATGCCGCTGGCGAGGCGTGTCATTCCCTGTCTTGATGTCAACCGGGGCCGCGTTGTCAAGGGCGTGAACTTTGTCAACATCACCGACGCCGGCGACCCGGTGGAAATCGCCAGGCGCTACAACGACGAAGGCGCCGATGAAATCACCTTTCTCGACATCACCGCCAGTTCCGACGGGCGCGACATCATGCTCGGCATTGTCGAGCGCGTTGCGGGCGAGGTCTTCATGCCGCTGACCGTCGGCGGCGGCGTCCGCGATGTTGAGGACATCCGGCGGCTGCACCGCGCCGGCGCCGACAAGATTGCAATCAACACCGCCGCCGTGCACGACCCGGATCTGGTGCGCCGCGCCGTTGCAAAGGTGGGGACGCAGTGCATCGTCGTCGCGATTGACGCGAAGAAAAACAACGGCCACTGGGAAATCCACACGCACGGCGGGCGCACGCCGACGGGCATAGACGCCGTGCAGTGGGCGCGGCGGATGGAGTCCTGCGGCTGCGGCGAAATCCTGCTGACCAGCATGGACCGCGACGGCACGCGCGAGGGCTTTGACCTGGCGCTGACGCGGCGCATCAGCGAGAGCGTGAACATACCGGTCATCGCCTCCGGCGGTGTGGGTTGTCTGGAGCATCTGGTGGAGGGCGTTACCGAGGGGCTGGCCGATGCGGTGCTGGCGGCGAGTATTTTTCATTATCGTGAGCATACGATACGCGAGGCAAAGGAGTATATGCGGGGGCGTGGGGTGGAGGTGCGGCTTTGA
- the tatA gene encoding twin-arginine translocase TatA/TatE family subunit codes for MSWGPLQILLILVIVLLLFGTKKLRGLGSDLGNAIKGFKKSMGDEEEPAADKQQKVTGEQASDKKE; via the coding sequence ATGAGTTGGGGACCCTTGCAGATATTGCTGATTCTGGTGATAGTCCTGCTTTTGTTCGGCACCAAGAAGCTCAGGGGACTGGGCTCCGATCTGGGCAACGCCATCAAAGGTTTCAAGAAATCCATGGGCGACGAGGAAGAACCCGCCGCCGACAAGCAGCAGAAAGTCACCGGGGAACAAGCCTCCGACAAGAAAGAGTAA
- the lgt gene encoding prolipoprotein diacylglyceryl transferase — MLVFPEFDPVAVSVGPLQVRWYGLMYLAGFIAFYLLGTRRARAAWRKVQAAQVGDLLFYGVVGVIVGGRVGYVLFYHFAAFAADPLMLFRVWEGGMSFHGGLLGAAGAMLFFARKNNLRFLEVADFAAPLVPVGLGTGRIGNFINGELWGRATDLPWGMVFPMAGDVARHPSQLYELLLEGVVLFAVLWVYSAKPRGVGAVSGLFALLYGVMRFAAEFFREPDAHIGFIAWDWLTMGQLLSLPLIAVGAALMVMGGRAAANPR, encoded by the coding sequence ATGCTCGTCTTTCCCGAATTCGACCCCGTCGCCGTTTCTGTCGGCCCGCTGCAGGTGCGGTGGTACGGCCTGATGTATCTCGCCGGCTTCATCGCCTTCTACCTGCTGGGCACGCGGCGCGCGCGCGCGGCGTGGCGGAAGGTGCAGGCCGCGCAGGTCGGCGACCTGCTGTTCTACGGCGTTGTCGGCGTCATCGTCGGCGGGCGCGTCGGCTATGTGCTGTTTTACCACTTCGCCGCGTTCGCCGCCGACCCGCTGATGCTGTTCCGCGTCTGGGAAGGCGGCATGAGTTTTCACGGCGGCCTGCTGGGTGCCGCCGGCGCGATGCTGTTCTTCGCGCGCAAGAACAACCTGCGGTTTCTCGAGGTCGCCGACTTCGCCGCGCCGCTGGTGCCCGTCGGCCTCGGCACCGGTCGCATCGGCAACTTCATCAACGGCGAACTGTGGGGGCGCGCGACCGACCTGCCGTGGGGCATGGTTTTTCCGATGGCGGGCGATGTCGCGCGCCACCCGTCGCAGTTGTACGAACTGTTGCTGGAGGGCGTTGTGTTGTTCGCGGTTTTGTGGGTTTATTCGGCGAAGCCGCGCGGCGTCGGCGCCGTCAGCGGCCTGTTCGCGCTGCTCTACGGCGTGATGCGCTTTGCCGCCGAATTCTTCCGCGAGCCGGACGCCCACATCGGCTTCATCGCCTGGGACTGGCTGACGATGGGGCAGTTGCTGTCGCTGCCGCTGATTGCCGTCGGCGCCGCACTGATGGTGATGGGCGGGCGGGCTGCGGCGAACCCGCGCTGA
- the hisA gene encoding 1-(5-phosphoribosyl)-5-[(5-phosphoribosylamino)methylideneamino]imidazole-4-carboxamide isomerase: MLLIPAIDLKDGNCVRLRQGRRDETTVFSDDPVATAERWAEAGAERLHIIDLDGAASGKPENMQWVERITKHLPDCEVQVGGGIRDEETVQAYLDIGVQYVILGTRAASQPHFINDLCLEFPGHIIVGIDIKDGKIAISGWSKLLHHDPVDLVQHFESDGVAAIIHTDVSRDGMMSGPNIESTVALAASIHIPVIAAGGFTTLKNIEALCATDEEGIHGVVLGRALYEGTLDLAETRELVNRLRPPPERG, from the coding sequence ATGCTTCTGATTCCCGCCATTGACCTGAAAGACGGCAACTGCGTGCGCCTGCGCCAGGGCCGGCGCGACGAGACCACCGTGTTTTCCGACGACCCGGTCGCCACCGCCGAGCGCTGGGCCGAGGCCGGCGCCGAGCGCCTGCACATCATTGACCTTGACGGCGCCGCCAGCGGCAAGCCCGAAAACATGCAGTGGGTTGAGCGCATCACCAAACACCTGCCGGACTGCGAGGTGCAGGTCGGCGGCGGCATCCGCGACGAGGAAACGGTGCAGGCCTATCTGGACATCGGCGTGCAGTATGTGATTCTCGGCACGCGCGCGGCGAGCCAGCCGCACTTCATCAACGACCTGTGCCTGGAGTTTCCGGGGCACATCATCGTCGGCATTGACATCAAGGACGGCAAGATTGCCATTTCGGGCTGGTCGAAACTGCTGCACCACGACCCGGTTGACCTGGTGCAGCACTTTGAGAGCGACGGCGTCGCCGCGATTATCCACACCGATGTCAGCCGCGACGGCATGATGAGCGGGCCGAACATCGAGAGCACGGTGGCGCTTGCGGCCTCGATTCACATTCCGGTCATCGCCGCCGGCGGTTTCACGACGCTGAAAAACATCGAGGCGCTGTGCGCGACCGACGAGGAGGGCATACACGGCGTGGTGCTGGGGCGCGCGCTGTACGAGGGCACGCTGGACCTCGCCGAAACCCGCGAACTCGTCAACCGGCTGCGCCCGCCGCCGGAACGGGGGTGA
- a CDS encoding thioredoxin domain-containing protein, with the protein MSHRKNRLAEETSPYLQQHADNPVDWFAWGGEALDKARAEDKPVLLSIGYSACHWCHVMAHESFEDAETAALMNDLFVNIKVDREERPDIDKIYQTAQLLLTQRTGGWPLTMFLAADDQSPFFGGTYFPKEARHGLPAFKEVLRLAHDYYRNHRAEIRDNAAAVRAALGKIYGPDDGAASPQIQWQDAAARALDGLFDPEHGGLGGEPKFPQCACIEWALDYWARGAPPAARARSAHIALFTLERMSRGGVYDQIGGGFYRYSVDERWEIPHFEKMLYDNGPLLGLLARAWSVGGGAMFCDKARETAGWVMREMQLPEGGYCSTLDADSAEGEGAYYVWSEREIDELPQDERQVVRHCYGLERRANFGGRWHLAEWRDAEQAAQHLKRAPGEVRGLLQRARETLFQRRLERTPPARDDKILTGWNALMIKGMAEAAYRFGEPEYEASARRALAFIRRVMWRDGRLLATCRDGHARLNAYLDDYAFLMDAILCLSQARWDGDDFLFAVRLADTLLEQYEDTGRGGFYFTPHDHESLIQRPRVLADEATPSGYGTAAVALGRLGMMLGEERYLRAAARALEQAAPAMQRAPEHHTTLLKAHAEQCDPPEIIILRGDDDTLRQWLAETARHYHPARLCFAIPAHAQNLPPAFADKRAAGAAIAYPCRGTVCDAPLRDFDALAEHLRAGAAKLAE; encoded by the coding sequence ATGTCTCACAGAAAAAACCGTCTCGCGGAGGAAACCAGTCCGTATTTGCAGCAGCACGCCGACAACCCGGTGGACTGGTTTGCGTGGGGCGGCGAGGCGCTTGACAAGGCGCGCGCCGAGGACAAGCCGGTGTTGCTGTCCATCGGTTATTCGGCCTGCCACTGGTGCCATGTGATGGCGCACGAATCGTTCGAGGACGCCGAGACCGCCGCGCTGATGAACGACCTGTTCGTCAATATCAAGGTGGACCGCGAGGAGCGCCCCGACATTGACAAGATATACCAGACCGCGCAACTGCTGCTGACGCAGCGCACCGGCGGCTGGCCGCTGACGATGTTCCTCGCCGCCGACGACCAGTCGCCTTTTTTCGGCGGCACCTATTTCCCGAAGGAGGCGCGCCACGGCCTGCCCGCGTTCAAGGAGGTGTTGCGCCTCGCCCACGACTACTACCGCAACCACCGCGCCGAAATCCGCGACAACGCCGCCGCCGTGCGCGCCGCCCTCGGCAAAATCTACGGGCCGGACGACGGCGCGGCGTCGCCGCAGATACAGTGGCAGGACGCCGCCGCGCGCGCGCTCGACGGCCTGTTTGACCCGGAACACGGCGGCCTCGGCGGCGAGCCGAAGTTCCCGCAATGCGCCTGCATTGAATGGGCGCTGGATTACTGGGCGCGGGGCGCGCCGCCCGCCGCGCGCGCGCGCAGCGCGCACATCGCGCTGTTCACGCTTGAGCGGATGAGCCGCGGCGGCGTGTACGACCAGATTGGCGGCGGCTTTTACCGCTACTCGGTGGACGAACGCTGGGAGATTCCGCATTTCGAGAAGATGCTGTACGACAACGGCCCGCTGCTCGGGCTGCTGGCGCGGGCGTGGAGCGTCGGCGGCGGCGCGATGTTTTGCGACAAGGCGCGCGAGACCGCGGGCTGGGTCATGCGCGAGATGCAGTTGCCCGAAGGCGGCTACTGCTCAACGCTGGACGCCGATTCGGCGGAAGGCGAGGGCGCCTACTATGTGTGGAGCGAGCGCGAGATTGACGAACTGCCGCAGGACGAGCGGCAGGTTGTCAGGCATTGCTACGGGCTGGAGCGGCGCGCCAATTTCGGGGGCCGCTGGCATCTGGCCGAATGGCGCGATGCGGAGCAGGCGGCGCAACACCTGAAGCGCGCCCCCGGCGAGGTGCGCGGTTTGCTGCAACGCGCGCGCGAGACGCTGTTCCAGCGCCGCCTTGAACGCACGCCGCCGGCGCGCGACGACAAGATACTGACCGGCTGGAACGCGCTGATGATCAAGGGCATGGCCGAGGCCGCCTACCGCTTCGGCGAACCCGAATACGAAGCCTCGGCGCGGCGCGCGCTGGCGTTCATCCGGCGGGTGATGTGGCGCGACGGGCGCCTGCTTGCAACCTGCCGCGACGGTCACGCGCGCCTCAACGCCTACCTCGACGATTACGCTTTTCTGATGGACGCGATTCTGTGCCTGAGCCAGGCGCGCTGGGACGGCGACGACTTCCTGTTCGCCGTGCGCCTCGCCGACACGCTGCTGGAACAGTACGAAGACACCGGGCGCGGCGGCTTTTATTTCACGCCGCACGACCACGAGAGTTTGATTCAGCGCCCGCGCGTGCTGGCCGACGAGGCGACGCCGTCCGGCTACGGCACCGCCGCCGTCGCGCTTGGGCGACTCGGCATGATGTTGGGCGAGGAGCGCTATCTGCGCGCGGCGGCGCGCGCGCTGGAACAGGCGGCGCCGGCGATGCAGCGCGCGCCGGAACACCACACGACGCTGCTGAAGGCGCACGCCGAGCAGTGCGATCCGCCCGAAATCATCATCTTGAGGGGCGACGACGACACGCTGCGGCAATGGCTGGCGGAGACGGCGCGCCATTACCATCCGGCGCGGCTGTGCTTCGCCATTCCGGCGCACGCGCAAAACCTGCCGCCGGCGTTCGCCGACAAGCGCGCGGCGGGCGCGGCGATCGCGTATCCGTGCCGCGGCACCGTCTGCGACGCGCCGCTGCGCGACTTTGATGCGCTGGCGGAGCACCTGCGCGCCGGCGCCGCGAAACTCGCCGAATGA
- a CDS encoding phosphoribosyl-ATP diphosphatase, with the protein MADIIKRIADVLEQRKSAGAGESYSASLYRKGDDAILEKIAEEAGELIEAAGEAAGTAGDAAARTTDEAAREEQRQRILHEMADLWFHCQVLLAHKNITVEELLAELERRFGTSGHEEKRRRGG; encoded by the coding sequence ATGGCGGACATCATCAAGCGCATTGCCGATGTGCTGGAGCAGCGCAAGAGCGCCGGCGCCGGGGAATCGTACAGCGCCTCTCTCTACCGCAAGGGCGACGACGCCATTCTTGAGAAAATCGCCGAGGAAGCGGGGGAGTTGATTGAGGCGGCGGGCGAGGCGGCTGGAACAGCGGGCGATGCGGCGGCAAGGACAACGGACGAGGCGGCGCGCGAGGAGCAGCGACAACGCATCCTCCACGAAATGGCCGACCTGTGGTTTCACTGCCAGGTGCTGCTCGCACACAAGAACATCACAGTAGAAGAACTGCTGGCGGAACTGGAACGACGCTTCGGCACTTCCGGCCATGAGGAAAAGCGGCGCCGTGGAGGGTGA
- the gpmI gene encoding 2,3-bisphosphoglycerate-independent phosphoglycerate mutase, producing MPAKPQSAVNRTLLIIIDGFGISPGKTNNAIYLANTPRLDRFFSDYPHTLLEASGPSVGLPPGQIGNSEVGHITMGCGCVVPQDLVRINNAIKDGSFFDNPSLVFMMKKAKGANRPIHLLGLVSDGGVHSHVNHLLALIKLAREQGCRPMVHVITDGRDTLPRCAHKFIDKIKEPLQQAGGVIATIMGRYYAMDRDNRWERTGKAWRALALNEGAHANSAEDAITEAHRAGIGDEFIEPAVLPGAQPIAGENAILFNFRNDRPRQLVKALAIADFNTFDRGGAELADIATMTEIDQSFPCLIAFSPIRPGATLARVISDAGLKQFHCAETEKYPHVTFFFNGGVEQPLPGEERALIDSPKVATYDIQPEMSAREVADATIAVLKKREHVFAVVNFANADMVGHTATPAPIIKAVETVDREAGRLVDTALEHGWTTLITADHGNCDEMLDTATKQPNTQHTTNPVPCLIIGKGKMPDHLASGCSISSIAPTVLDLMGLEIPDEMEAPSVIVD from the coding sequence ATGCCCGCAAAACCGCAGTCCGCCGTCAACAGAACGCTGCTGATCATCATTGACGGCTTCGGCATCAGCCCGGGCAAGACCAACAACGCCATCTACCTCGCCAACACGCCGCGTCTCGACCGCTTTTTCTCCGACTACCCGCACACGCTGCTCGAAGCCTCCGGGCCTTCGGTCGGCCTGCCGCCGGGGCAAATCGGCAATTCCGAGGTCGGCCACATCACGATGGGCTGCGGCTGCGTCGTGCCGCAGGACCTGGTGCGAATCAACAACGCCATCAAAGACGGCAGTTTCTTCGACAACCCGTCGCTGGTCTTCATGATGAAGAAGGCGAAGGGCGCGAACCGCCCGATTCACCTGCTCGGCCTGGTCTCCGACGGCGGCGTGCACTCGCATGTCAACCACCTGCTGGCGCTGATTAAACTGGCGCGCGAGCAGGGTTGCCGGCCAATGGTGCATGTCATCACCGACGGGCGCGACACGCTGCCGCGCTGCGCGCACAAGTTCATCGACAAGATAAAAGAGCCGCTGCAACAGGCCGGCGGCGTCATCGCAACCATCATGGGCCGTTATTACGCGATGGACAGGGACAACCGCTGGGAGCGCACCGGGAAAGCGTGGCGCGCGCTGGCGCTGAACGAAGGCGCGCACGCAAACAGCGCCGAAGACGCCATTACCGAGGCCCACCGCGCCGGCATCGGCGACGAGTTCATCGAGCCGGCGGTGCTGCCGGGCGCGCAGCCGATTGCCGGCGAAAACGCCATCCTGTTCAACTTCCGCAACGACCGCCCGCGGCAACTGGTCAAGGCGCTGGCCATCGCCGACTTCAACACCTTCGACCGCGGCGGCGCCGAACTGGCCGACATCGCGACGATGACCGAGATTGACCAGTCTTTCCCGTGCCTGATTGCGTTCTCGCCCATCCGCCCCGGCGCGACGCTTGCGCGCGTCATCAGCGACGCCGGCCTGAAGCAGTTCCATTGCGCCGAGACCGAGAAATACCCGCATGTCACCTTCTTCTTCAACGGCGGCGTCGAGCAGCCGCTGCCGGGCGAGGAGCGCGCACTGATTGATTCGCCCAAAGTCGCCACCTACGACATTCAGCCGGAGATGAGCGCGCGCGAAGTCGCCGACGCCACCATCGCCGTGCTGAAAAAACGCGAACATGTCTTCGCCGTCGTCAACTTCGCCAACGCCGACATGGTCGGCCACACCGCGACGCCCGCGCCGATTATCAAGGCGGTGGAAACAGTGGACCGCGAGGCCGGGCGCCTGGTGGACACGGCGCTTGAACACGGCTGGACAACGCTGATTACCGCCGACCACGGCAACTGCGACGAGATGCTCGACACCGCGACCAAGCAGCCGAACACCCAGCACACGACCAACCCGGTGCCGTGCCTGATCATCGGCAAAGGCAAGATGCCCGACCACCTGGCGAGCGGTTGCAGCATCAGCAGCATCGCGCCGACGGTGCTCGACCTGATGGGGCTTGAAATTCCCGACGAGATGGAAGCCCCGTCGGTCATCGTGGACTGA
- the tatB gene encoding Sec-independent protein translocase protein TatB, translating into MSDFGFWELALILFVALLVVGPDRLPALAATLGRWVGRARNIAAQFKADFMNETHADDLKSIMGETRDAFDAAQHSIGEAGAGVNRALRNTDPLVQSIENQIESGRFTGDTADDTADDRAPGATPPPAGGHHTGDTDTTGNTAPDARPAAARTAPRTGDINTTANTTPATEDENTAPQHGTDARRQDPPVRRD; encoded by the coding sequence ATGTCCGACTTTGGCTTCTGGGAACTGGCGCTGATTCTTTTCGTCGCGCTGCTGGTCGTCGGCCCCGACCGGCTGCCGGCGCTCGCCGCGACGCTGGGGCGGTGGGTCGGGCGCGCCAGAAACATCGCCGCCCAGTTCAAGGCCGACTTCATGAACGAGACGCACGCCGACGACCTGAAAAGCATCATGGGCGAGACGCGCGACGCCTTTGACGCCGCGCAGCACTCCATCGGCGAAGCCGGCGCCGGGGTCAACCGCGCGCTGCGCAACACCGACCCGCTGGTCCAATCCATTGAAAACCAGATAGAAAGCGGCCGCTTCACCGGCGACACCGCCGACGACACCGCCGATGACAGGGCGCCCGGCGCCACACCGCCACCCGCTGGCGGCCACCACACCGGCGACACCGACACCACCGGCAACACAGCGCCCGACGCCCGGCCCGCCGCCGCCCGCACCGCCCCGCGCACCGGCGACATCAACACCACCGCCAACACCACGCCCGCCACCGAAGACGAAAACACCGCGCCGCAGCATGGAACCGACGCCCGACGGCAAGACCCGCCCGTCCGCCGAGACTGA